One genomic segment of Synechocystis sp. LKSZ1 includes these proteins:
- a CDS encoding iron-containing alcohol dehydrogenase family protein, whose amino-acid sequence MAKKANPPAPSVSAPIPLTIAPGLVIRGPLREQGAEIRRLGQRPLVIAGSQTLVRLQSALEHLAQDQGLLLAAADYHPDCCETSLQALHRAIAEHQADLILGAGGGKALDTAKLVAHQGQLPIVTVPTSGATCAAWTALANVYSEAGAFQYDVALRHCPELLILDYDLVQSAPTRTLVAGIGDAIAKWYEASVSSGHASDTLTVAAVQQARVLRDLLFQKSLEALQTPGSPVWREVVDATVLLAGIIGGIGGANCRTVAAHAVHNGLTHLPQTHGILHGEKVAYGILVQLRLEELVAGNQLAVTARQQLLKFYSDLGLPRSLEDLGLKGITLGELRQVAEITCQPGSDIHRLPFAVNPEVLMAALVSTVSLPEASLKAPLVVCLLKGTPCSSTRFSNRVLP is encoded by the coding sequence ATGGCCAAAAAAGCGAATCCTCCCGCCCCCTCTGTATCCGCTCCCATTCCCCTAACCATTGCCCCGGGCCTGGTTATCCGTGGCCCTCTCCGGGAGCAAGGTGCTGAAATCCGGCGGTTAGGCCAGCGCCCCTTGGTCATTGCCGGTTCTCAAACCCTTGTCCGACTCCAGTCGGCCCTAGAGCATTTAGCCCAGGATCAGGGCCTCCTCTTGGCTGCGGCTGACTACCATCCCGATTGCTGTGAAACCTCCCTCCAGGCCCTGCATCGAGCCATTGCTGAACATCAGGCCGATCTGATTCTAGGGGCCGGTGGGGGTAAGGCCCTGGATACGGCTAAACTGGTTGCCCATCAGGGCCAACTCCCCATTGTGACCGTGCCAACGTCTGGGGCTACCTGCGCGGCCTGGACGGCCCTGGCTAATGTCTATAGTGAAGCGGGGGCCTTCCAATACGATGTGGCCCTGCGCCATTGTCCTGAGTTATTAATTCTCGACTATGACCTGGTACAATCGGCGCCGACCCGCACCTTGGTGGCCGGTATTGGCGACGCCATTGCCAAATGGTACGAAGCCTCGGTCAGCAGTGGCCATGCCAGCGATACCCTCACCGTGGCGGCAGTCCAACAGGCCCGCGTTCTACGGGACCTCCTCTTCCAGAAATCCCTTGAGGCACTCCAGACCCCCGGCAGTCCAGTCTGGCGAGAAGTAGTAGATGCAACAGTATTGCTAGCCGGGATTATTGGTGGTATTGGCGGGGCCAACTGTCGTACCGTCGCGGCCCATGCCGTTCACAATGGCCTGACCCATTTACCCCAGACCCACGGTATTCTTCATGGGGAAAAAGTGGCCTACGGCATTTTGGTGCAACTCCGCTTGGAAGAATTGGTGGCCGGAAATCAATTGGCCGTAACCGCTCGCCAGCAATTGTTGAAATTTTATAGTGACCTGGGCCTGCCCCGGAGCCTAGAGGATCTGGGTCTGAAGGGAATTACCCTTGGGGAACTGCGCCAAGTCGCCGAAATCACCTGTCAGCCTGGCTCGGATATTCATCGTCTGCCCTTTGCCGTCAATCCTGAGGTCTTAATGGCCGCCCTGGTATCCACGGTTTCTTTACCCGAGGCCAGCCTCAAGGCCCCCCTAGTCGTCTGTTTACTAAAAGGAACTCCTTGCTCCAGCACCCGATTCTCGAACAGAGTTTTGCCCTAA
- a CDS encoding diguanylate cyclase, with amino-acid sequence MTILRNPPEKFLGRVINKIHNALDLDETLRIIVQQIQAFLRVDRVKIYRFGADGSGEVIAEAVEREHLPSLLGLHFPASDIPSSVREEIRLKHQSIIVDISTQRRTVHELDDDFAGVVPSPPGPRHVPVDPCHIQYLLAMGVLSSLVVPIYYKDLLWGLLAIHHSQPRRFAEQELDTVELLSKEITLAITQSMLTSRVEQQQHQEAIVQQLNQLLNQATTSQFSWQGVLTACLEQMSAEAGLLYLGPDLTGEPGQVYQTGLESDVTSLIENPFWQTLMRGALSQGVKPVVSLESQSSWELPASERSYVSYFSLGELAKQAEWEACAPYFQATGIQSLLFIPFCTQDQWVGCLVLFRREYCRVRQWAGRQDGDDRNLLPRLSFEVWEEQQRLIPSWTPEELKLGQTIGTHLYMLITQQFLTRLIDHQTAYDSLTQLPNWIIFNQRLTLALLDALYQGEMLAVLVIAMDRFRRINETLGHGVGDFLLQQVANRLQSELEAFEPHHPLLSRWHGDGFTLLVSNLSYADEVTAICRRLLDSFRHPFYVQGQVLYLTASVGASLAPYDGETAEALLKFAETALSQAKYQGKNTFQLYQPQALNVRLNHLSLETDLRRALDRNELLLYYQPQIDLQSGRLTGLEVLLRWQHPQLGFISPTEFIPLAEEIGLINEIGYWALCTACQQYQDLRHQGFSDLQLAINLSARQFQEANLVELIFKVLQETGMEPQYLELEITESLMMQDVEGTVKILHQLKAAGIQVAIDDFGTGYSSLAILKHLPIHRLKIDKSFVDDLLGASRDAAIIQCVIGLGKGLNLAVVAEGIETEKQLLQLRQMGCDAAQGYFISRPVPAEALATLLAQPQLIEFQTNEAKAVPKSAVVTPSSLAQISQALTQIVPGRTDVTQKLLEYAALQEDLRQRTLREKIVMQIAQKIRSSINLDEILTATVTEVRNFLDTDRVILYQFNEKWAGTVVVEAHNQHCRSILQETIDDPCFNHKYISLYRQGRVRAIADLEQSDLAPCHRETLQRYQVRANLVVPIICAEHLWGLMIAHHCRGPRPWHEQEIQLLTELATQASIAIHQGELYQQLAAANQQLQELSARDALTGVGNRYLFDDYLQREWQRLLRSQDPLSLLICDVDYFKKFNDTYGHPAGDHGLKRVAETIKSLLKRPSDLVARYGGEEFAVILPQTPPEGAQYLAQSICEEVQGLALPHSQSPLGRVTLSIGVATLVPQEGLSPNDLLQQADLALYQAKQAGRNQVMVAPRADG; translated from the coding sequence ATGACTATCCTCCGCAATCCCCCCGAAAAGTTTTTGGGTCGTGTTATCAACAAAATTCACAATGCGCTGGATCTGGATGAAACACTGAGGATTATTGTGCAACAAATCCAAGCCTTCCTACGGGTAGACCGAGTGAAGATCTACCGCTTTGGGGCTGATGGCAGTGGGGAAGTCATTGCTGAAGCGGTGGAGAGGGAGCATTTACCTTCGTTGCTCGGCCTGCATTTTCCGGCCAGCGATATTCCCAGCAGTGTACGGGAGGAAATCCGTCTCAAACACCAAAGTATTATTGTTGATATTTCGACCCAGCGCCGGACGGTTCATGAGCTGGATGATGATTTTGCCGGTGTCGTCCCCAGTCCCCCTGGCCCCCGCCATGTGCCGGTAGACCCTTGTCACATTCAATATCTCCTGGCCATGGGGGTTCTGTCTTCCTTGGTTGTTCCTATCTATTACAAAGATCTGCTCTGGGGCCTGCTAGCTATCCACCACAGCCAGCCCCGCCGTTTTGCCGAGCAGGAATTAGATACAGTGGAACTACTGAGTAAGGAAATTACGCTAGCCATTACTCAGTCCATGCTAACTTCGCGGGTGGAACAACAACAGCACCAGGAAGCCATTGTCCAGCAATTAAACCAGCTTTTGAATCAGGCGACGACGTCCCAATTCTCCTGGCAGGGAGTCCTCACGGCCTGCTTGGAACAAATGTCGGCGGAAGCGGGACTCCTCTACCTAGGGCCAGACCTGACCGGAGAACCGGGACAGGTTTATCAGACAGGTCTAGAGAGTGACGTAACGAGCTTGATTGAAAACCCCTTTTGGCAGACCCTAATGCGGGGAGCCTTATCCCAGGGGGTTAAGCCGGTGGTTTCTCTGGAGTCCCAATCGAGTTGGGAACTACCAGCCTCGGAACGGAGCTACGTCAGTTACTTTTCCCTCGGGGAATTGGCCAAGCAGGCCGAATGGGAAGCCTGTGCCCCCTACTTTCAAGCAACGGGGATTCAATCTCTGCTCTTTATTCCTTTCTGTACCCAAGACCAATGGGTGGGATGCTTAGTCCTTTTCCGGCGGGAATATTGTCGAGTTAGGCAATGGGCAGGACGTCAGGACGGAGATGACCGGAATCTATTGCCACGTTTGTCCTTTGAGGTTTGGGAAGAACAGCAACGCCTCATCCCAAGCTGGACACCAGAAGAACTGAAACTGGGCCAAACCATCGGTACCCATTTGTACATGCTGATCACTCAGCAATTCCTCACCCGTTTGATTGACCATCAAACAGCCTACGATTCCCTGACCCAACTACCCAACTGGATTATTTTCAATCAGCGCCTGACCCTGGCCCTGTTGGATGCCTTGTACCAAGGGGAAATGCTGGCGGTACTGGTAATTGCCATGGATCGTTTTCGACGCATTAACGAGACCCTGGGCCATGGGGTCGGAGACTTTTTACTGCAACAGGTGGCCAATCGTCTCCAGTCCGAGTTGGAAGCCTTTGAACCCCATCATCCCCTGCTGTCTCGTTGGCACGGCGATGGCTTTACCCTGCTGGTGTCTAATTTGTCCTACGCTGATGAAGTGACGGCCATTTGTCGCCGTTTACTTGATAGCTTCCGTCATCCCTTCTACGTCCAGGGGCAAGTCCTCTACTTGACAGCCAGTGTGGGCGCGAGCCTGGCCCCCTACGATGGCGAAACTGCAGAGGCCCTATTGAAGTTTGCTGAAACGGCCCTGTCCCAGGCCAAGTACCAGGGCAAAAATACCTTCCAACTCTATCAGCCCCAGGCCCTGAACGTCCGTCTCAACCATCTCAGTCTAGAAACCGACCTCCGTCGGGCCCTCGACAGAAACGAGCTACTACTCTACTACCAGCCCCAGATCGATCTCCAGAGCGGCCGCCTAACCGGTCTAGAAGTGTTGTTACGCTGGCAACATCCCCAGCTAGGATTTATTTCTCCCACGGAATTTATTCCCCTCGCTGAGGAAATTGGCCTGATTAACGAGATTGGCTACTGGGCGCTATGCACTGCCTGTCAACAGTATCAAGACTTACGGCATCAAGGCTTTTCCGACCTCCAATTAGCCATTAACTTGTCAGCTCGTCAGTTCCAGGAAGCCAACTTGGTGGAGTTGATTTTTAAAGTCCTGCAGGAAACGGGGATGGAACCCCAATATCTAGAATTAGAAATTACCGAAAGTCTGATGATGCAAGACGTGGAAGGAACCGTCAAGATTTTGCATCAATTGAAGGCGGCTGGTATTCAAGTGGCCATTGATGACTTTGGCACGGGTTATTCCTCCCTGGCAATATTAAAACACTTACCGATTCATCGCCTTAAAATTGATAAATCCTTTGTGGATGACCTCTTAGGAGCCAGTCGGGATGCCGCGATTATTCAGTGTGTGATTGGCTTGGGAAAAGGGTTAAATTTAGCCGTCGTGGCGGAGGGCATTGAAACTGAGAAACAATTACTCCAACTGCGCCAGATGGGCTGTGATGCGGCCCAGGGCTACTTTATCAGCCGTCCAGTTCCCGCAGAGGCCCTGGCAACCCTCTTGGCCCAGCCACAATTAATTGAGTTTCAAACCAACGAGGCCAAGGCTGTACCCAAGTCCGCCGTTGTTACACCGTCCAGCTTGGCCCAGATTAGCCAGGCCCTGACGCAGATTGTGCCGGGACGTACCGATGTCACCCAAAAGCTCCTGGAGTATGCGGCCCTGCAGGAAGACCTGCGGCAACGCACCCTCCGAGAAAAGATTGTGATGCAGATTGCCCAAAAAATTCGGTCATCGATCAATCTAGATGAGATCCTGACGGCCACCGTGACGGAGGTACGCAATTTCCTCGATACCGACCGAGTAATTCTTTACCAATTCAATGAAAAATGGGCCGGTACAGTCGTGGTTGAGGCTCATAACCAGCATTGCCGTTCGATTCTTCAGGAAACCATTGATGACCCCTGTTTTAATCATAAGTATATTAGTTTGTATCGTCAGGGCCGGGTACGGGCCATTGCCGATCTGGAGCAGTCGGATCTAGCTCCCTGTCATCGGGAAACCCTGCAACGCTACCAAGTCCGGGCCAATTTAGTCGTGCCGATTATCTGTGCTGAGCATCTGTGGGGCCTAATGATCGCCCACCACTGCCGTGGCCCTCGTCCCTGGCACGAACAGGAGATTCAACTGCTAACCGAGTTGGCAACCCAAGCTTCCATCGCCATTCATCAGGGAGAACTCTACCAACAACTAGCGGCCGCCAACCAACAACTCCAGGAATTGTCAGCGCGGGATGCCCTGACGGGAGTCGGCAATCGCTATCTCTTTGATGATTACCTCCAACGGGAATGGCAACGTCTCCTCCGCTCCCAAGACCCCCTGTCCCTTCTCATCTGTGATGTTGACTACTTTAAGAAGTTTAATGATACCTACGGCCATCCAGCTGGAGACCATGGTTTGAAGCGAGTGGCCGAAACGATTAAAAGCCTCCTCAAACGGCCCTCGGACTTGGTGGCCCGCTACGGGGGGGAAGAGTTTGCCGTCATTCTGCCCCAGACCCCTCCCGAAGGAGCGCAGTATTTAGCCCAATCGATCTGTGAAGAGGTTCAGGGCCTGGCCCTGCCCCACAGTCAATCTCCCCTGGGCCGAGTCACCTTGAGCATTGGGGTGGCCACCCTAGTACCCCAGGAGGGTTTATCCCCCAACGATCTACTCCAACAGGCGGATTTGGCCCTGTACCAAGCCAAGCAGGCGGGCCGTAATCAAGTGATGGTAGCCCCGAGGGCCGACGGTTAA
- a CDS encoding M48 family metallopeptidase yields the protein MVMARYHRFFSLFFPKRWLPFILASLLALGFSLGLAQLSQAQSWLDLLFQGVQVLQLSNLSSGQEVRLGQQINQQLLQQGQVRLARNQPLNRYIDQIGQRLARTSARPDLPYTFQVVNDRNINAFATMGGFVYVNSGLVAAAENEAELASVMAHEIAHISARHAVNRLRDVALSQGLMTAAGLQESTLVRLGVELAFNLPMSREAELEADSLGLRNLIQAGYAPLGMITFMQKLQRRGSAAPEFLSTHPLTNNRILALQRAITPQQARRGEGLDPAAYQAQLQQFR from the coding sequence ATGGTTATGGCTCGTTACCATCGTTTTTTCTCCCTCTTTTTTCCAAAACGCTGGCTACCCTTCATCCTTGCTAGCCTGCTTGCTCTGGGGTTCAGCCTAGGTCTTGCTCAACTCAGCCAGGCCCAATCCTGGTTAGACCTCCTCTTTCAGGGAGTCCAGGTACTGCAATTATCTAACCTTTCCTCTGGCCAGGAAGTCCGCCTGGGGCAACAAATCAACCAACAACTGCTCCAGCAGGGCCAGGTTCGCTTGGCCCGAAATCAACCCTTAAATCGTTACATTGACCAAATTGGCCAACGTTTGGCGCGAACCAGTGCGAGACCCGACCTCCCCTACACCTTTCAGGTCGTCAATGACCGCAATATCAATGCCTTTGCCACCATGGGCGGTTTTGTTTACGTCAATAGTGGCCTGGTAGCCGCCGCTGAAAATGAGGCCGAATTAGCCAGTGTGATGGCCCACGAAATTGCCCATATCAGCGCCCGCCATGCGGTTAATCGTCTGCGGGATGTGGCCCTGTCCCAGGGATTAATGACAGCGGCTGGCCTCCAGGAAAGTACCCTTGTCCGTCTGGGAGTAGAGTTGGCCTTTAACCTGCCCATGAGCCGAGAAGCAGAACTGGAAGCGGATTCCCTGGGCCTCCGGAATTTAATTCAAGCGGGCTATGCTCCCCTCGGCATGATTACTTTTATGCAAAAGCTTCAACGCCGGGGTAGTGCGGCCCCTGAGTTTTTAAGTACTCACCCCCTTACCAATAATCGTATTCTGGCCCTGCAACGGGCCATTACACCCCAGCAGGCCAGGCGGGGAGAAGGCCTAGACCCCGCCGCCTACCAGGCCCAGTTACAACAATTTCGTTAA
- a CDS encoding aldo/keto reductase, producing MKYYSLSNGDQIPGLGLGTWKSAPQVVGEAVKQALALGYRHIDCAAIYGNETEIGQVLTEALNQGQVQREELWITSKLWSNAHHPEAAIPALKKTLQDLGLDYLDLYLIHWPVVIQPGIPFPQTGDQLLPFTEDSLRGTWQALEDAVDQGLCRHLGVSNFSAKKLEMLLALARIRPKINQVELHPYLQQRKLLAFAQAQGILLTGYSPLGSGDRSASFKQAVEPQLLADPLITEIATQQGCRPAQVLLAWALQRGTITIPKSTNPERLQENLAAADLVLTDSQMAQIGKLDRHYRYVSGDFWALPGSPYTVLSLWDGE from the coding sequence ATGAAATACTACAGTTTAAGTAACGGCGATCAAATTCCGGGCCTGGGCCTAGGAACCTGGAAGTCGGCCCCCCAAGTCGTCGGCGAGGCAGTCAAGCAGGCCTTGGCGCTGGGCTATCGTCACATTGACTGTGCGGCTATCTACGGCAACGAAACGGAAATTGGCCAGGTTTTGACAGAAGCGCTTAATCAAGGCCAAGTACAACGAGAGGAACTATGGATAACTTCCAAGCTCTGGAGTAATGCCCATCATCCAGAGGCCGCCATACCGGCCTTGAAAAAAACCTTGCAGGATCTTGGTCTGGATTATCTGGATCTCTACCTAATTCATTGGCCTGTAGTGATTCAGCCAGGGATTCCTTTTCCTCAGACTGGCGACCAACTGTTGCCCTTTACCGAAGACTCTCTGCGGGGCACCTGGCAAGCGTTAGAAGATGCGGTGGATCAGGGCCTGTGTCGGCATCTTGGCGTCTCTAATTTCAGTGCAAAAAAACTAGAAATGCTGTTGGCCCTGGCCCGTATTCGGCCCAAGATCAATCAGGTAGAACTCCATCCCTATCTCCAGCAACGGAAACTACTGGCCTTTGCCCAGGCCCAGGGGATTTTGCTCACGGGGTATTCTCCCCTGGGTTCCGGCGACCGGTCGGCTTCTTTTAAACAGGCGGTAGAACCGCAGTTACTGGCTGACCCTCTGATTACTGAGATTGCGACTCAACAGGGCTGTCGCCCGGCCCAAGTGCTTTTGGCCTGGGCCCTGCAACGGGGAACGATCACGATTCCCAAATCCACCAACCCAGAACGCCTTCAAGAAAATCTAGCGGCCGCTGATCTGGTTTTAACCGATAGTCAAATGGCTCAGATCGGCAAGCTAGACCGCCACTATCGCTACGTTTCGGGAGATTTTTGGGCCCTGCCAGGCAGTCCCTACACAGTACTCAGCCTATGGGATGGTGAGTGA
- the chlP gene encoding geranylgeranyl reductase, whose product MVLRVAVVGGGPAGSSAAEILAKAGIETYLFERKLDNAKPCGGAIPLCMVSEFDLPPEIIDRRVRKMKMISPSNIEVNIGQTLKDDEYIGMCRREVLDGFLRNRAAGLGANLINGTVYKLDIPSGQTDPYTLHYADHANGSAQGEMKTLKVDLVIGADGANSRIAKAIDAGDYNYAIAFQERIRLPEDKMAYYEDLAEMYVGDDVSPDFYAWVFPKYDHVAVGTGTMKVNKAIIKDLQAGIRARAAKKLEGGEIIKVEAHPIPEHPRPRRVVGRVALVGDAAGTVTKSSGEGIYFAAKSARMCAETIVATSNNGQRIPTEADLKTYIQQWDKRYGMTYLVLDILQRVFYRTDATREAFVEMCADIDVQKLTFDSYLYKTVVPANPLVQMKITAKTIGSLLRGNALAP is encoded by the coding sequence TTGGTACTACGGGTAGCAGTTGTCGGAGGAGGCCCCGCTGGTTCTTCCGCAGCCGAAATTTTAGCAAAAGCGGGAATTGAAACCTACCTGTTTGAGCGCAAACTAGACAACGCCAAACCCTGCGGTGGTGCGATTCCCCTCTGTATGGTCAGTGAGTTTGACCTTCCCCCCGAGATTATTGACCGTCGGGTGCGGAAAATGAAAATGATTTCTCCCTCCAACATCGAAGTCAACATTGGCCAAACCCTCAAGGACGACGAATACATTGGCATGTGTCGCCGGGAAGTGCTAGACGGCTTTCTCCGCAATCGGGCCGCAGGCCTCGGGGCCAATCTGATCAATGGCACGGTCTATAAGCTGGATATTCCCAGTGGCCAAACCGATCCCTATACCCTGCACTATGCAGATCACGCCAATGGTTCGGCCCAGGGAGAAATGAAAACCCTGAAGGTGGATCTGGTGATCGGAGCCGATGGGGCCAACTCCCGTATTGCCAAGGCCATTGATGCCGGGGATTACAATTACGCCATTGCTTTCCAAGAGCGTATCCGCCTGCCCGAAGACAAAATGGCCTACTACGAAGACCTGGCGGAAATGTATGTGGGCGATGATGTTTCCCCCGATTTCTACGCTTGGGTCTTTCCTAAGTACGACCACGTTGCCGTGGGCACCGGCACCATGAAGGTCAACAAGGCCATCATCAAAGACCTCCAGGCCGGTATTCGGGCCCGGGCCGCCAAGAAATTAGAGGGCGGTGAAATCATTAAAGTAGAAGCCCATCCCATTCCAGAACATCCCCGGCCGCGTCGGGTGGTGGGTCGAGTGGCCCTGGTTGGCGATGCCGCAGGAACTGTGACCAAATCCTCTGGGGAAGGCATCTACTTTGCCGCGAAATCGGCCCGGATGTGTGCGGAAACCATCGTGGCCACCAGCAATAACGGCCAACGTATTCCCACGGAAGCGGATCTGAAAACCTACATTCAACAGTGGGATAAACGCTACGGCATGACCTACCTAGTACTGGATATTCTGCAACGGGTTTTCTACCGTACCGATGCCACCCGCGAGGCCTTTGTAGAAATGTGCGCCGACATTGATGTGCAGAAACTCACCTTTGATAGCTACCTGTACAAAACCGTCGTCCCGGCTAATCCCTTGGTGCAAATGAAGATTACGGCCAAGACTATTGGCAGTCTGCTCCGGGGTAATGCTCTCGCGCCTTAA
- a CDS encoding fimbria/pilus periplasmic chaperone, giving the protein MVSPLQGHLVKINFKGFALAILVGVGINVINPVKSLATPSFQLTPMEMQFTPSGGGVNRSFLVQSAGDKPIAVQITIVKRQMAVDGAEVRTDAEEDFIIYPPQIILQPNQTQSVRVTWLGESSPTKELAYRIIAEQVPIESIESQPTESKTERVANIKVLFKYEGTIYITPSNASPQIILQTAESLVEKDRTQLVLNFENQGTAHQLLNSLKVTLTSNDGKTVTLQGEQLKGVIGENILAGNKRRFVLPWPKELPVGPVTATFETSP; this is encoded by the coding sequence ATGGTATCGCCACTCCAAGGCCACCTAGTAAAAATCAATTTCAAAGGTTTTGCTCTAGCCATCTTAGTAGGTGTTGGAATAAACGTCATTAATCCAGTAAAAAGCTTAGCGACTCCTTCTTTCCAACTTACACCAATGGAGATGCAATTTACTCCGTCAGGGGGAGGAGTTAATCGTTCCTTTTTAGTTCAAAGTGCAGGAGATAAGCCGATTGCTGTCCAAATTACGATAGTCAAGCGACAAATGGCAGTTGATGGTGCCGAAGTCCGTACAGATGCCGAGGAAGATTTTATTATTTATCCTCCTCAGATAATTCTCCAGCCTAACCAAACACAATCCGTGAGGGTAACGTGGTTAGGAGAATCATCTCCAACGAAAGAACTAGCTTATCGCATTATCGCTGAACAAGTACCTATTGAATCTATTGAAAGTCAGCCAACGGAATCAAAAACAGAACGTGTCGCTAATATTAAGGTTCTTTTTAAATATGAGGGAACCATTTACATTACCCCTTCCAATGCTTCACCACAAATTATCCTACAGACTGCTGAGTCTCTGGTAGAAAAGGATCGTACACAGTTAGTTTTGAATTTTGAAAATCAGGGGACAGCTCATCAATTGCTGAATAGTTTAAAAGTAACGCTGACTTCTAACGACGGAAAAACTGTCACGCTACAAGGCGAACAACTGAAAGGAGTCATTGGTGAGAATATCCTCGCTGGTAATAAACGCCGCTTTGTTCTGCCCTGGCCTAAAGAATTACCCGTTGGCCCGGTCACTGCCACCTTTGAAACTAGCCCCTAA